Proteins from a genomic interval of Candidatus Deferrimicrobium borealis:
- a CDS encoding GYD domain-containing protein codes for MPTYIGLVKLTEQGMRNVKETTKRAKSFREMAELAGLKVREILWTMGRYDLVLVIDAPNDETMSRVALRLGMLGNAKTETLKAFSAQEMDEILKGLP; via the coding sequence ATGCCGACCTACATCGGCCTGGTCAAGTTGACGGAACAGGGGATGCGGAATGTGAAGGAAACGACCAAACGTGCGAAAAGTTTCCGGGAGATGGCGGAGCTGGCGGGGCTGAAGGTCAGGGAGATCCTCTGGACCATGGGGCGCTACGACCTCGTGCTGGTGATCGATGCCCCCAATGACGAAACCATGAGCCGCGTGGCGCTGCGCCTGGGGATGTTGGGAAACGCCAAGACGGAGACACTCAAGGCCTTTTCGGCTCAAGAGATGGACGAGATCCTCAAGGGGCTTCCGTAG